In a genomic window of Infirmifilum sp. NZ:
- a CDS encoding UPF0179 family protein, whose translation MPRRAVSMVTSLFAKPGIVFQPLVTSKCLECPFFNACLGNLRPLVSYRVVGVRKHVVHCPALAEDLITVEVEELPAKLVLSSRDVMPGAVVYYRRPGCDKGVEECTPVFIEEGERIRILREIEKVGSGFSLVEVEFIDPPSPRIWLLARRKLLGRVAQQEPG comes from the coding sequence ATGCCGCGTCGCGCAGTTTCAATGGTGACGTCGCTCTTCGCCAAGCCTGGAATAGTCTTTCAGCCATTGGTCACGTCTAAGTGTCTAGAGTGCCCCTTTTTCAATGCGTGCTTGGGGAATCTACGACCACTTGTAAGCTACAGGGTTGTAGGTGTGCGTAAACACGTGGTACATTGCCCTGCTCTTGCTGAAGACCTGATAACAGTTGAGGTCGAAGAGCTGCCTGCTAAGCTGGTTTTAAGCTCTAGAGACGTCATGCCGGGTGCTGTGGTTTACTACCGGAGACCTGGCTGCGATAAGGGCGTCGAAGAGTGCACCCCCGTCTTTATTGAAGAAGGAGAGCGTATACGAATCCTAAGGGAGATCGAAAAAGTGGGGAGTGGTTTTTCGCTTGTGGAAGTAGAGTTTATTGATCCTCCTTCTCCGCGGATTTGGCTTCTTGCGAGGCGGAAGCTTCTTGGGAGGGTTGCGCAGCAGGAGCCTGGGTAG
- the psmB gene encoding archaeal proteasome endopeptidase complex subunit beta, whose protein sequence is MSDGKLPPGVLKGTTTVGITGKDFVVLAADRRATSGYFIASKQVWKILEVDSHIAVTIAGAVGDAQQLVERLRAEARYYRATNGEGISVRSLATLASVILFNYRPILSVQMLIGGIDSEGPSLYSLDWLGTLTREKFTATGSGSPFAVSMLEHEYRDDLSLDEAVQLAVKAVRIALARDPGSGEGVDVATITRSGISFKRT, encoded by the coding sequence ATGTCTGACGGAAAACTCCCTCCAGGTGTCCTCAAAGGAACGACCACGGTAGGGATAACTGGGAAAGATTTCGTCGTCCTGGCGGCTGACAGAAGAGCCACTAGTGGGTACTTCATCGCAAGCAAGCAAGTTTGGAAGATACTCGAAGTAGACTCGCACATCGCAGTCACTATAGCTGGTGCGGTGGGAGATGCTCAACAGCTCGTTGAACGGTTAAGGGCGGAGGCAAGGTACTATAGAGCAACCAACGGCGAGGGCATTTCCGTGAGAAGTTTGGCGACACTCGCTTCGGTGATCCTCTTCAACTACAGACCAATACTATCAGTTCAGATGCTCATCGGTGGAATTGACAGTGAAGGTCCTTCACTATACTCGCTGGACTGGCTTGGAACTCTCACGCGTGAAAAGTTCACCGCGACGGGTTCAGGATCACCCTTCGCAGTATCCATGCTAGAGCACGAGTACAGGGATGACTTATCGCTGGACGAGGCAGTCCAGCTTGCTGTAAAGGCCGTCAGGATAGCGCTTGCCAGAGACCCTGGTAGCGGTGAAGGTGTAGATGTTGCTACTATAACGAGAAGCGGCATTTCGTTCAAACGCACGTAG
- a CDS encoding beta-CASP ribonuclease aCPSF1: protein MEVVTSVAREVREAIFSNLPPGAEITKVDFEGPRIAIYTRRPQVFLENDSELVKRIAKTVRKRVIVRGDDASRLDEKTARDIILSLIPKEAGLKDLYFNEAIGEVEIELLYPEKVSQETLNRIFIDTLWYPRVLRRPPIVSRSVREIREIYRAEVESRRKFLKELGNRVYRKPVFETDRVRVVALGAFQEVGRSAILVQTPEANILLDAGLKPTGNSDELPMFDLPEFDVDSLDAVVITHAHLDHVGALPVLFKYGYKGPVYMTEPTLHLSKLLFEDYIKVSEREGRPQLFSAREISSIILHTYALGYGEVTDIAPEVKLTLYRAGHILGSALVHLHIGEGLINLVYTGDMKFARTMLLDPAHTKFPRAEVLIMESTYGSRSDVLPSEEEARLELAKIILETIEKKGIVLIPVLAVGRAQEVLLAILDLIRNKIIPPLPIYIEGMIDEVSAVHMTFPEYLSVTVRNLIYNDQNPFTSENIHIYRGENKEEVASTRPAVILATSGMLTGGPVLEYLKILSDDANSSLVFVSYQVEGTLGRKILQGLRKLTFLDEGGRVVTKELKMGVYRVEGFSGHSDRRQLEAYLRRVEPTPRTVILNHGERSKIEEFRSYLLSDWFRKKTHLNFNVLTPQNAESVRIV, encoded by the coding sequence TTGGAAGTTGTAACGTCAGTAGCTCGGGAAGTCAGGGAGGCGATATTCAGCAATCTCCCACCCGGTGCGGAGATCACAAAGGTGGATTTCGAAGGACCACGAATAGCCATCTACACTAGGAGACCCCAGGTCTTTCTCGAGAATGACAGCGAGCTCGTTAAGAGAATAGCTAAAACTGTCCGAAAGAGAGTCATCGTGAGGGGAGATGACGCATCTAGACTAGACGAGAAGACTGCACGAGATATAATACTCTCACTGATACCGAAAGAGGCTGGTCTAAAAGATCTCTACTTCAACGAAGCGATAGGTGAAGTCGAGATAGAGCTTCTCTACCCTGAGAAGGTTAGTCAAGAGACTTTGAACAGAATTTTCATCGACACTCTTTGGTATCCGCGCGTCCTTCGCAGACCCCCCATTGTTAGCAGAAGCGTACGCGAGATACGCGAGATCTATCGTGCCGAAGTCGAAAGCAGGAGAAAGTTCCTGAAAGAGCTCGGCAATAGAGTTTACCGAAAGCCCGTTTTTGAGACGGATCGAGTAAGAGTTGTCGCGCTCGGAGCTTTCCAGGAAGTAGGCAGAAGCGCTATTCTGGTTCAAACGCCAGAGGCGAATATACTCCTAGATGCTGGGCTAAAACCCACAGGAAACTCTGACGAGCTACCGATGTTTGACTTGCCTGAGTTCGATGTCGACTCTCTCGATGCTGTTGTCATAACGCATGCCCATCTCGACCACGTCGGAGCACTACCAGTACTGTTCAAGTATGGATACAAGGGACCTGTGTACATGACTGAGCCTACGCTCCACTTGTCTAAGCTACTCTTCGAGGATTACATAAAGGTCTCTGAGCGCGAAGGCAGGCCTCAACTTTTCTCAGCAAGGGAAATATCGTCGATAATACTCCACACGTACGCTCTTGGCTACGGAGAAGTTACGGATATAGCCCCAGAGGTAAAGCTCACTCTCTACCGAGCTGGGCACATCCTAGGCTCAGCTCTGGTTCACCTCCACATAGGTGAGGGCCTTATTAACCTCGTCTACACTGGCGACATGAAGTTCGCGAGAACCATGCTGCTCGACCCAGCACACACCAAGTTTCCAAGAGCAGAGGTTCTGATAATGGAATCCACCTACGGTAGCAGGAGCGATGTTTTGCCGAGCGAGGAGGAAGCCCGTCTCGAGCTAGCTAAGATCATCCTCGAAACCATAGAGAAGAAGGGGATTGTGCTTATACCTGTCCTGGCCGTTGGGAGAGCCCAGGAGGTCCTCCTTGCAATACTCGACCTTATTCGAAATAAAATCATTCCACCTCTTCCAATTTACATCGAAGGTATGATAGACGAGGTTTCCGCGGTGCATATGACCTTCCCAGAGTACCTTTCCGTAACCGTTAGAAACCTGATATACAACGACCAGAATCCTTTCACTTCCGAAAACATACACATCTACCGCGGTGAAAACAAGGAAGAGGTGGCCAGCACAAGACCAGCGGTAATCCTAGCAACTTCCGGTATGCTCACGGGTGGTCCTGTGCTCGAATACCTGAAGATACTTTCAGACGACGCCAACAGTAGCTTGGTATTTGTGAGCTACCAAGTTGAGGGTACACTTGGAAGAAAGATACTTCAGGGACTGCGGAAATTGACGTTCCTTGATGAGGGGGGCAGAGTTGTCACAAAGGAGTTGAAGATGGGCGTGTACAGAGTTGAAGGTTTCTCAGGCCACAGCGACAGAAGGCAGCTAGAGGCCTACCTAAGAAGAGTTGAGCCTACCCCGCGAACGGTGATACTGAATCACGGCGAGAGAAGCAAGATTGAAGAGTTTCGATCCTATCTTCTCAGCGACTGGTTCAGGAAGAAAACCCATTTGAACTTCAATGTGTTGACTCCGCAGAATGCGGAGAGCGTTAGGATAGTTTAA
- a CDS encoding PUA domain-containing protein, which translates to MTRYKLSKKDKKALFEEAMREVGAEVAGLIDSSENVEVAKLKHASLTELYFVDGMVTLARFENVGLVPSLYLIYRKGITPSYPSVYVDQGAIPHILNGADVMVPGIKMIEGEFDAGSKILVRDHDKGRVIAIGVSLMSSQELRAAHKGKAIKNLHYLNDDIWQLSLS; encoded by the coding sequence GTGACAAGGTACAAACTGAGCAAGAAGGACAAGAAAGCGCTTTTTGAGGAAGCCATGAGGGAAGTTGGCGCTGAGGTAGCAGGCTTGATCGATTCGAGTGAGAACGTGGAAGTGGCCAAGTTAAAGCATGCGAGTCTGACTGAACTTTATTTCGTTGACGGGATGGTCACCTTAGCCAGGTTCGAAAACGTGGGTCTGGTTCCGAGCCTCTACCTTATATACCGGAAGGGTATTACTCCCAGCTATCCGTCAGTCTACGTTGACCAAGGGGCCATACCACACATTCTCAACGGGGCCGATGTCATGGTTCCGGGCATTAAGATGATCGAGGGCGAATTCGACGCAGGGTCAAAGATCCTCGTGAGGGATCACGATAAAGGTAGAGTAATCGCAATAGGAGTCAGCTTGATGTCGTCACAAGAGTTGAGAGCTGCGCATAAGGGTAAAGCCATTAAAAACCTGCACTACCTCAATGACGATATATGGCAGCTTTCCCTGTCTTAA
- a CDS encoding MogA/MoaB family molybdenum cofactor biosynthesis protein: MTTIEVHKKEAPSTVRFAFVTVSTSRYLASRMGGSVEDVSFMKAREIIERSGHKLTRYVLVPDNPRLILLAIDTLLDEPDVDEIIVSGGTGPTPDDLTVQTVRPLFEKELEGFGDLFRFVSFKEAGSSSFLSNSTAGIVRGKIIFCIPGSPGAVETALRELIVPEAGHVLSLARRAV; the protein is encoded by the coding sequence ATGACTACGATTGAGGTGCATAAAAAGGAGGCTCCAAGCACTGTAAGATTTGCATTTGTAACTGTGAGCACATCTAGGTATCTCGCCTCGCGGATGGGAGGAAGCGTGGAAGATGTTTCCTTCATGAAAGCAAGGGAGATAATTGAAAGGAGCGGTCATAAGTTGACGCGTTATGTTCTCGTCCCTGACAACCCTCGTCTTATACTCTTAGCAATAGATACTCTATTGGATGAGCCGGACGTTGATGAGATCATCGTAAGCGGGGGCACAGGACCCACGCCAGACGATCTAACTGTTCAAACCGTGAGACCTTTGTTTGAAAAAGAGCTAGAAGGGTTTGGGGACCTATTCAGGTTTGTGAGCTTTAAGGAAGCCGGCTCATCCAGTTTCCTCTCTAACTCCACCGCCGGGATTGTACGCGGTAAAATTATCTTCTGTATTCCCGGGTCGCCAGGGGCTGTCGAGACCGCTTTAAGGGAGCTCATCGTCCCGGAGGCTGGCCACGTCTTAAGCCTAGCGAGGCGAGCCGTATGA
- the moaC gene encoding cyclic pyranopterin monophosphate synthase MoaC, with amino-acid sequence MSGKIGVKMVDITEKPEVYREATASGFIRLKKETVKAILEGKVPKGDVLNVARVAAILAVKKTWEILPLCHPIPITGVEVDFDLTEDGVEATVTVKTTSKTGVEMEALTGVTVALLTVWDMVKSLEKDSRGQYPYTLIKEVRVLEKVKQASKDDKPI; translated from the coding sequence ATGAGCGGCAAAATAGGAGTGAAGATGGTGGACATAACGGAGAAACCTGAAGTCTACAGAGAGGCTACTGCTAGCGGCTTCATTCGACTGAAGAAAGAAACGGTAAAAGCTATACTGGAGGGGAAGGTTCCAAAAGGCGACGTGCTGAACGTGGCGCGCGTGGCAGCGATACTTGCAGTGAAGAAAACTTGGGAGATACTCCCGCTCTGCCACCCAATTCCAATAACCGGCGTAGAGGTCGACTTCGATTTAACAGAGGATGGTGTGGAGGCAACGGTCACGGTTAAAACCACCTCAAAGACGGGAGTCGAAATGGAGGCTTTGACGGGCGTTACCGTGGCGCTCTTGACGGTGTGGGATATGGTAAAATCCCTGGAGAAAGACAGTAGAGGCCAGTATCCTTACACCTTGATAAAAGAAGTACGCGTGTTGGAGAAAGTTAAACAGGCCTCAAAGGACGATAAACCCATCTGA
- a CDS encoding molybdenum cofactor biosynthesis protein, translating to MKVKVRYLAFFRDLTKCSEEIFEIPESEAKVADILATVSEKYPRMKDYVNSGEFVVLLNNKSAGLGDIVVEGDEVILMPPISGGSHYAFVDSVDPVVLLDAMLKALDDSAGAVAVFIGRVKGSIDGKKVSELYYETFEPMSTSALAKIGEEESLGHGLLYATIYHKKGSAKPGEPVLFIGVASESRENALSALGAILERVKHEAYVWKLEKREDGEFWILEDRKRVPRG from the coding sequence TTGAAAGTTAAGGTTAGGTACTTGGCTTTCTTCAGAGATTTAACGAAATGCAGCGAGGAGATCTTTGAGATTCCTGAAAGCGAAGCTAAGGTGGCTGACATCTTAGCGACTGTTTCCGAAAAGTATCCGAGAATGAAGGACTACGTAAATAGCGGGGAGTTCGTTGTTCTCCTAAACAACAAAAGCGCGGGGCTCGGCGACATCGTAGTTGAAGGGGATGAGGTCATACTCATGCCCCCAATTTCTGGAGGCTCACACTATGCATTCGTCGACTCTGTGGATCCGGTCGTGCTGCTTGATGCTATGCTTAAAGCCCTCGATGACAGCGCAGGAGCCGTGGCCGTCTTTATTGGAAGAGTGAAGGGCTCAATCGACGGGAAAAAGGTAAGCGAGCTTTACTACGAGACCTTTGAGCCGATGTCGACGTCCGCACTCGCGAAGATAGGTGAGGAGGAGTCGCTGGGTCATGGGCTCCTCTATGCGACAATCTACCATAAAAAGGGCTCTGCCAAGCCCGGGGAGCCGGTGCTGTTCATAGGTGTAGCCTCAGAGAGTCGCGAAAACGCTCTAAGCGCCTTGGGAGCGATCCTAGAGCGCGTAAAGCATGAAGCCTACGTTTGGAAGCTTGAAAAACGAGAAGACGGTGAGTTCTGGATACTGGAAGATAGAAAAAGGGTGCCAAGAGGCTAG
- a CDS encoding M20 family metallopeptidase: MPEGFDMVSFLLELVRIPSESGYQGNTIVRRNYTEIVALIEKTAVENGLTVERVELLNGDIPSLVIGLPDAPRNKPSMAFVTHYDVVPAKGPWVVDGQQMDPYEPIVRDGKVYGRGAADDKSAIAAVMAGLVSLKGAGEKLRYAPFLVITGDEEVGGTGVKALLEQGYRWDRVVIVDSGSEYVSVGASGVVHGWIKVRGKSGHAGYPHETRNAVEDLLKLLWELREYKALRHGKLSKLPSPPGSPVPQVWGRFTVTVVKLPETEPEKHNRVPGEAWAGFDMRLIPEERVEDALHELYAYFSSAVSKLGISAKVEVITGQPGWYAKNELFVREVIEAARKAYRDMGFRGEPSVAAELGGNDGTYFDLYGMDVVAFGTIREGTNIHSEGEFVYIEDLEMFKRFMVNILLGDSR, translated from the coding sequence AAAAACAGCCGTTGAGAACGGGCTAACAGTTGAGCGTGTGGAGCTCCTCAACGGAGATATACCATCTCTCGTGATAGGGCTCCCTGATGCTCCTAGGAACAAACCATCGATGGCGTTTGTCACACACTATGACGTGGTTCCAGCTAAAGGCCCCTGGGTTGTGGACGGGCAGCAGATGGATCCTTACGAGCCGATCGTGAGAGACGGTAAAGTGTACGGTAGAGGGGCCGCGGACGACAAATCGGCTATCGCAGCCGTCATGGCGGGGCTTGTCTCTCTTAAAGGTGCAGGGGAGAAGTTGCGCTATGCTCCGTTTCTGGTGATTACTGGGGACGAAGAAGTAGGCGGCACCGGGGTTAAAGCCCTGCTGGAACAGGGTTACAGGTGGGATCGCGTTGTGATCGTTGATTCGGGCTCCGAGTACGTTTCGGTTGGGGCAAGCGGCGTTGTTCACGGATGGATTAAGGTGAGGGGAAAATCCGGTCATGCAGGCTATCCTCACGAGACGCGTAACGCAGTAGAGGACTTATTGAAGCTATTGTGGGAGCTAAGGGAGTACAAGGCTCTCAGACATGGGAAGCTGTCGAAGCTCCCCTCTCCTCCAGGTAGCCCGGTGCCCCAGGTTTGGGGACGCTTTACAGTAACTGTGGTTAAACTCCCGGAAACAGAACCCGAGAAACACAACAGGGTACCCGGCGAGGCGTGGGCGGGATTTGACATGAGGCTAATACCGGAGGAAAGGGTAGAAGACGCTCTGCACGAGCTCTACGCATACTTCTCGTCAGCTGTATCCAAACTAGGTATTAGCGCGAAAGTTGAGGTGATCACGGGTCAGCCGGGTTGGTACGCGAAGAACGAGCTCTTCGTAAGAGAGGTTATAGAGGCCGCAAGGAAAGCTTACAGAGATATGGGCTTCCGTGGCGAGCCTTCTGTTGCTGCTGAGCTGGGAGGGAATGATGGAACTTACTTTGATCTCTACGGCATGGACGTCGTGGCGTTCGGAACCATACGCGAGGGGACGAACATTCACTCCGAAGGTGAGTTCGTCTACATCGAAGACCTAGAGATGTTTAAGCGCTTTATGGTAAACATTCTTTTAGGGGATTCTCGTTGA